From the genome of Sphingobacterium kitahiroshimense, one region includes:
- a CDS encoding DUF6268 family outer membrane beta-barrel protein has protein sequence MKTLISIKNFGIRTGLQITFYCKYKVITKWPYFCILILALFFSNKSYSQIIQDVGGIATTVHSKANFKDLPPESSLSGNKFQLNTYDVWLPIPPVKISRTSIFSNLNYRLMDFNYDNETIDDPNRIERIHEIKSVIIIRHPISSKWSILGIAMPTLATDFKKSLSFDDLILDGILGVSKKFGTASNLEIGFGVHALHSFGETLITPGISIDYRSTNNKWLAQFYWPRLNVLYNVSPNTQVGLAGSIDWTRFNLKNYRGYSGKEVDYAQFSTIHGGLQVHQHLMGGVWLQVQGGMGLLNRYELFDSTQKTVNDFAISNMAYGKAALSYRIGRR, from the coding sequence ATGAAAACATTAATTTCTATTAAAAACTTCGGTATCAGGACTGGCCTCCAAATTACCTTTTATTGTAAATACAAAGTCATAACCAAATGGCCATATTTTTGTATTCTTATCTTAGCGCTCTTCTTTTCAAATAAAAGCTATAGTCAGATCATTCAGGACGTTGGAGGGATTGCCACCACTGTTCATAGTAAAGCTAACTTCAAAGATCTGCCACCAGAAAGTTCCCTTTCAGGAAATAAATTTCAATTGAATACCTATGATGTATGGCTGCCAATTCCCCCTGTAAAAATAAGCAGGACAAGCATTTTTAGTAATTTGAATTATCGTTTAATGGATTTCAATTATGACAACGAAACGATTGATGATCCCAACCGGATTGAAAGAATTCATGAGATAAAATCGGTAATTATTATCCGGCACCCGATTTCGAGTAAATGGTCTATTTTAGGAATCGCAATGCCAACCCTAGCTACGGATTTTAAAAAATCTCTTTCCTTTGATGATCTGATTCTGGACGGCATACTTGGTGTATCGAAAAAATTTGGAACTGCATCGAATCTCGAAATAGGATTTGGTGTTCATGCCTTACATTCTTTCGGCGAGACTTTAATTACTCCAGGAATATCAATTGATTATCGAAGCACAAACAACAAATGGTTGGCCCAGTTTTATTGGCCTAGATTAAACGTACTTTATAATGTGAGTCCAAACACACAGGTAGGTTTGGCGGGATCAATAGACTGGACGCGATTTAACTTGAAAAATTATCGCGGTTATAGTGGCAAGGAAGTCGATTATGCGCAGTTTTCTACTATACATGGCGGCCTACAGGTACATCAACACTTGATGGGAGGGGTCTGGCTTCAGGTACAAGGTGGAATGGGACTGTTGAATCGTTATGAGCTATTCGACAGCACACAAAAGACAGTGAATGATTTCGCTATTTCTAACATGGCTTATGGAAAAGCTGCACTGAGCTATCGTATTGGTAGGAGATAA
- a CDS encoding helix-turn-helix domain-containing protein, which translates to MSKIKRITPTDFRGQFMSEMSTDFAILRTPVQIHDIGKTSGFIKVPTPLHRPEFNFIVHITRGSAKQQVDANLVSIKQDEILFVKQGNVTSLKEVSPDAAGYMILFEDQTLNQLLSKQELIKLFSANTVIHLPEESSTWLTSLFELLSIEIYYPNPNLGICYSLLQAGLQKIFTSSKELNKSINRSAEITFNFKELVYRYYLQHKSILFYAGELSVSENYLHRCVKETIGESPKEWINKVSILQSQLLLQDLTKSISEIAFELNYGDPSYFGRLFKKITGVTPSEYRITFMQDLSE; encoded by the coding sequence GTGTCTAAAATAAAGAGAATAACTCCAACAGATTTCAGGGGGCAGTTTATGTCAGAGATGTCAACTGACTTTGCAATTTTAAGAACACCTGTTCAGATACATGATATTGGAAAAACATCTGGTTTCATTAAAGTCCCCACGCCATTACATAGACCCGAATTCAATTTTATTGTTCATATTACAAGAGGAAGTGCTAAACAACAGGTCGATGCTAATTTGGTGTCAATAAAACAAGATGAAATCTTATTTGTCAAACAAGGGAACGTAACTTCATTGAAGGAAGTAAGCCCGGATGCCGCGGGATACATGATTTTATTTGAAGATCAGACACTCAATCAATTGCTCTCAAAGCAGGAACTCATTAAACTCTTTTCTGCTAATACAGTTATTCATTTACCAGAGGAGAGTAGCACATGGTTAACATCTCTGTTTGAACTATTGAGTATTGAGATATATTATCCAAATCCGAATCTTGGCATTTGTTATTCTCTTTTGCAGGCAGGACTTCAGAAGATTTTTACTTCCAGTAAAGAACTGAATAAAAGTATCAACCGGAGTGCAGAAATTACTTTTAACTTTAAGGAGTTGGTTTACAGGTATTATCTGCAACATAAGTCGATTTTATTTTATGCCGGTGAGCTGTCTGTTTCCGAAAATTATCTCCACAGATGTGTCAAGGAAACCATTGGTGAAAGTCCAAAGGAATGGATCAATAAAGTCAGTATCTTACAGAGCCAGCTCCTTTTACAGGACCTGACCAAGAGTATTTCTGAAATTGCTTTTGAGCTTAATTATGGCGATCCTAGCTACTTTGGACGCTTATTTAAAAAAATAACTGGAGTAACCCCCTCGGAATATAGAATTACCTTTATGCAGGATTTGTCCGAGTAA
- a CDS encoding alpha/beta hydrolase family protein, with translation MTIINTANSVAFSKACLIFSFLLVSLTLYAQSTTINPINFTSKKIKLSGAIYAAKDPKAGVVIVHGSGQELRSIELASFLANNGISVLTYDKRGVGESGGEYAGPEVGTNNIDPYNLNLLATDVQEALKTLKEFIQDNNVPVGLLGGSQAGWIIPIAADKCKKTDFIVLLSGPVIPTLEQLRFQFFTNGNRNFWDTHSELEVRQHISNAPDKFQFVNTDPVKSLKRLKIPGLWLFGDKDIQVPIRLSIEKLENLKSEGKDFDYKIFPNFGHNLSISASMEPTKFAIGWMKSLAERINN, from the coding sequence ATGACAATCATCAACACGGCCAATTCTGTTGCTTTTAGCAAAGCATGTCTGATCTTTTCATTTCTACTGGTATCACTGACATTATATGCTCAATCCACAACTATAAATCCGATAAATTTTACGAGCAAAAAGATAAAATTGTCAGGCGCAATTTATGCGGCTAAAGACCCGAAAGCTGGTGTAGTTATCGTTCATGGATCTGGCCAAGAATTGAGGTCTATCGAATTAGCCTCATTTTTAGCTAATAATGGCATTTCTGTCCTTACATATGACAAACGAGGAGTTGGCGAATCAGGAGGCGAATATGCTGGCCCCGAAGTCGGCACCAATAACATTGACCCCTATAATCTTAATCTTCTTGCGACAGATGTACAGGAAGCACTAAAAACGCTAAAAGAATTTATCCAAGATAACAACGTCCCAGTGGGTCTTTTAGGAGGCAGTCAAGCAGGCTGGATAATACCCATAGCTGCTGATAAATGTAAAAAAACTGATTTTATCGTATTGTTAAGCGGTCCTGTAATACCCACACTGGAACAACTTCGCTTTCAATTTTTCACGAACGGCAATCGAAACTTTTGGGATACACATTCTGAACTGGAGGTACGACAACATATCAGCAATGCACCAGACAAATTTCAGTTTGTAAATACTGACCCTGTGAAATCTCTTAAAAGATTAAAAATACCCGGACTCTGGCTATTTGGAGACAAAGATATCCAAGTGCCAATAAGATTATCAATTGAAAAGTTAGAAAATCTTAAATCTGAGGGAAAAGATTTTGACTACAAAATATTCCCCAACTTCGGACATAACCTTTCCATCTCAGCAAGTATGGAACCCACTAAATTTGCTATAGGTTGGATGAAAAGTTTAGCAGAACGAATCAACAACTAA
- a CDS encoding ATP-binding cassette domain-containing protein: MKKLIVDNISIQFPKQSELLLNAHFYCDMHEIIGIFGRNGTGKSTLFRMIFGIEKKGSLDIKINHTFISREHIIPKKHIGLLPQQHFLPKGHLVKNIITLFFPSDDGQNKIFSSKRISSLENKKIGTLSEGELKYLELLLIGNLDHSFLILDEPFSMIEPLYRDVIHEFLLEVKKTKGIIISDHYYHDVLNLTDRNYLIKNQQLLVVQDIPDLVRNQYINP, encoded by the coding sequence ATGAAAAAATTAATTGTCGACAATATTTCTATTCAATTCCCTAAACAATCTGAGCTACTATTAAACGCACATTTTTATTGTGATATGCATGAAATCATAGGAATTTTTGGAAGAAATGGAACAGGAAAGTCTACTTTATTTAGAATGATCTTTGGCATTGAGAAAAAAGGAAGTTTAGACATTAAAATCAACCATACCTTTATTTCGAGGGAACATATTATTCCTAAAAAGCATATAGGTCTCTTGCCACAGCAACATTTTTTGCCCAAGGGCCACTTAGTTAAAAATATCATTACTTTATTCTTTCCTTCAGATGATGGCCAGAATAAAATTTTTTCTTCAAAAAGAATATCGTCATTAGAGAATAAAAAAATTGGAACACTTTCTGAAGGAGAATTGAAATACCTCGAACTTTTATTGATCGGAAATTTAGATCACTCTTTCTTGATTTTAGATGAGCCCTTTTCCATGATAGAGCCTCTCTATCGGGATGTCATCCATGAATTCTTATTAGAGGTAAAAAAAACAAAAGGCATTATAATTTCAGATCATTATTATCATGATGTTCTAAATCTTACAGATCGGAATTATCTGATAAAGAATCAACAGCTTCTAGTTGTACAAGATATTCCTGATTTAGTAAGAAATCAGTATATAAATCCATGA
- a CDS encoding NUDIX hydrolase produces MTSTKRTFTYEYPRPAVTVDCVIFGFGNGELKVLLTKRGIEPFLGQWAFPGGFILEQETADECARRKLAEEAGLEDIYLEQLYTFSDVDRDPRFRVISIAYYALVKSTDYLIEAGLDIEEVKWFSLGEATALAFDHDQILSVAIERLKGKIRYQPVGFELLPEQFKLPELHKLYETILQRAIDRGNFRKKILSMGLLVDHSEKQPDRHSRAAKIYSFDRDKYESLKESGFYFEL; encoded by the coding sequence ATGACTAGCACAAAAAGAACTTTCACATATGAATACCCAAGACCAGCAGTCACAGTAGATTGTGTCATCTTCGGATTTGGTAACGGAGAACTCAAAGTGTTGCTTACGAAGCGTGGTATCGAACCTTTTTTAGGCCAATGGGCATTCCCGGGGGGATTTATTTTAGAACAAGAGACTGCTGATGAATGTGCCCGTCGGAAGCTGGCGGAAGAAGCAGGACTAGAAGATATCTATTTGGAGCAGCTGTATACTTTTTCAGATGTCGATAGAGATCCCCGTTTTAGGGTTATCAGCATTGCTTACTATGCCTTGGTCAAGTCTACCGATTATCTTATTGAGGCAGGTCTTGATATTGAAGAAGTAAAGTGGTTCAGTTTGGGCGAAGCCACGGCATTAGCTTTTGATCACGATCAGATTTTATCCGTTGCCATTGAGCGTCTGAAAGGAAAGATACGCTACCAGCCAGTAGGGTTTGAATTATTGCCCGAGCAATTCAAATTGCCAGAACTGCACAAGCTATATGAAACCATTCTGCAGAGAGCGATTGATCGGGGCAATTTCCGTAAAAAGATTTTGAGTATGGGATTGCTAGTTGATCATAGCGAAAAGCAGCCAGATCGCCATTCTCGTGCGGCCAAGATTTACAGCTTCGATAGAGACAAATACGAATCTCTGAAAGAATCAGGATTCTATTTTGAGCTTTAA
- the nadE gene encoding NAD(+) synthase, which produces METKLQKPFVINDDNVAHYATKIATWIAQQVTAANRKGVVLGMSGGIDCSVVACLCHLGKIDTHLVMMPYGNDMTNTRSSQHALELIQKFNFAHHTFDIQPAVDALNITNVTFLGQAATVNRALSQANIRPRIRMTYLYQLAQLGSRFVIGTGNMAERTVGYFTKWGDGAADLNPLGMLTKQEVYTLARYLGVPDSIIDKKPSAGLWEGQTDEDELGMTYGQIDAFILAGTSGDENIDKLIDQRIALSAHKFAAVPIFND; this is translated from the coding sequence ATGGAAACTAAATTACAAAAGCCATTTGTTATCAATGATGACAATGTCGCACACTATGCAACTAAAATAGCAACATGGATCGCGCAACAGGTTACTGCTGCCAACCGTAAAGGAGTAGTTCTAGGTATGAGCGGAGGGATAGATTGTAGTGTTGTCGCTTGCCTGTGCCATCTGGGCAAAATCGATACGCATTTGGTTATGATGCCCTATGGCAATGATATGACCAATACCCGCAGTTCACAGCATGCATTGGAACTGATTCAGAAGTTCAATTTCGCACACCATACTTTTGATATCCAACCAGCCGTAGATGCCTTGAATATCACCAATGTGACTTTCTTAGGACAGGCAGCAACTGTCAATCGAGCCCTAAGTCAAGCCAATATACGTCCGCGTATTCGCATGACTTACCTTTATCAGTTAGCACAGCTTGGAAGCCGATTTGTGATCGGTACAGGTAATATGGCCGAGCGTACAGTGGGTTACTTTACCAAATGGGGCGATGGTGCAGCAGACCTTAATCCATTGGGTATGCTTACTAAGCAAGAAGTATATACATTAGCTAGATACCTCGGAGTACCCGATTCCATTATTGACAAGAAACCATCAGCAGGGCTTTGGGAAGGACAGACCGATGAGGATGAACTGGGTATGACATATGGTCAAATAGATGCATTTATATTAGCAGGAACCTCAGGGGATGAAAATATCGATAAGCTAATTGATCAGCGTATAGCCTTATCAGCGCATAAGTTTGCCGCAGTTCCAATTTTTAATGATTAA
- a CDS encoding nicotinate phosphoribosyltransferase, which yields MFNPISKNPILWTDGYKLCHKDQYPAKTNWVYETWTPRMSRIDGISHVVFFGLQGALAEMTHAFDQYFFKQPLETVVAEYEEAIQHVFANTNANFAATHSSAHISALHQLGYLPIKVKAIREGSLVPVGVPMFTIENTHPEFFWLPGYLETQLSAYIWSPMTAATIADQYKRLLTNYAEKTGDIQKVQTQAGDFSMRGMGAPETAYRTAGGHLLSFSVSATLSVRNYLKCYYEATNDVLMYTPSTEHSVMCSYGEKEVEAFRHLITEVYPSGNISIVSDTYDLWNVVDQVIPQLKELILARDGKVVIRPDSGDPIHIICGDEDSDRETVRKGIVERLFEIFGGTVNSKGYKELDPHIGVVYGDSITVDRAEKICNGLMKKGFASTNTALGIGSYTYQYVTRDTFGFALKGTAEEVDGQFKAIQKRPATDTGNFKKSQKGMVAVIFEDHDYRLIDDLNPETVKALKDRDLLKDFYIDGEFLFTNTFDEIRNLLKLESNRVYGN from the coding sequence ATGTTTAATCCGATTAGCAAAAATCCCATCCTTTGGACAGACGGTTACAAGTTATGCCACAAAGATCAATATCCGGCCAAAACCAATTGGGTATATGAAACCTGGACACCCCGTATGTCACGGATAGACGGTATTAGCCATGTCGTATTTTTCGGATTGCAGGGAGCGCTGGCAGAAATGACTCATGCCTTTGATCAGTATTTTTTCAAGCAACCGTTAGAAACAGTAGTGGCCGAATATGAAGAAGCTATCCAGCATGTTTTTGCAAATACCAATGCTAATTTTGCAGCTACTCACAGCTCAGCCCACATCAGTGCTTTACATCAACTAGGTTATCTGCCTATTAAAGTCAAAGCTATCAGGGAAGGAAGTTTAGTTCCTGTAGGTGTACCTATGTTCACGATCGAAAATACCCATCCTGAATTTTTCTGGTTGCCAGGGTACTTAGAAACCCAACTTTCCGCTTATATCTGGTCACCTATGACAGCAGCTACCATAGCAGACCAGTATAAAAGACTTTTGACCAACTATGCCGAGAAAACTGGAGATATTCAAAAAGTTCAGACCCAGGCAGGAGATTTTTCCATGCGTGGCATGGGGGCTCCCGAGACTGCCTATCGGACAGCAGGAGGGCATCTCTTGAGTTTTTCAGTATCAGCCACATTATCTGTAAGGAACTATCTTAAATGCTATTATGAGGCAACTAATGATGTTCTCATGTATACGCCATCAACAGAGCATAGTGTAATGTGTTCATATGGCGAAAAGGAAGTTGAAGCATTTCGCCATCTCATCACTGAAGTTTATCCAAGTGGTAATATTTCAATAGTATCCGATACCTACGACCTTTGGAACGTAGTAGACCAAGTTATACCGCAGTTAAAAGAACTGATCCTTGCCAGAGATGGAAAAGTTGTGATTCGTCCCGATAGCGGAGATCCGATCCATATTATCTGTGGCGATGAGGATTCCGATCGTGAAACCGTTCGTAAAGGAATTGTTGAACGCCTATTTGAAATCTTTGGTGGTACTGTCAATTCAAAAGGATACAAAGAATTAGACCCCCATATCGGTGTTGTTTATGGAGATTCTATTACGGTCGACCGTGCTGAAAAGATCTGCAACGGATTGATGAAAAAAGGTTTTGCTTCAACTAATACGGCTTTAGGAATAGGTTCGTACACTTATCAGTATGTAACTCGTGATACTTTCGGTTTCGCATTGAAAGGAACAGCAGAAGAAGTAGATGGACAATTTAAAGCCATTCAAAAACGACCTGCGACCGATACCGGAAACTTCAAAAAATCGCAGAAAGGTATGGTGGCAGTGATATTTGAAGACCATGATTATCGTTTGATCGATGATCTTAATCCAGAGACAGTAAAAGCATTAAAGGATCGAGATCTTTTGAAAGATTTTTATATCGATGGTGAATTCCTTTTCACCAATACATTTGACGAGATCAGAAATTTATTAAAACTAGAATCAAATCGCGTATATGGAAACTAA
- a CDS encoding ribose-phosphate pyrophosphokinase → MIVLNTHTIITEQFPNKETKVKDFDSYILKDNFLQFTYQEDGDLIKLLFVKKRLEQEQVNCKLVINYMPYSRMDRKIDGDLFTLQYICEFINDLNFEKVYVIEPHSTKTTELLHHSEAIYPALDWLPSIINKLQFTDSDRIVFPDKGAASRYENAGYANSCVFDKTRNPHTGRIENMILKQGDIPQGAKCIIVDDLCSAGGTFLWAGQILKQMGASEVYLLVTHCEPRALSGKLLDQDSPIDKVFTSTSMMHETHPKIEYITINLENYV, encoded by the coding sequence ATGATCGTATTAAACACCCACACAATAATCACAGAACAGTTTCCTAATAAAGAAACCAAAGTGAAAGATTTTGATTCGTATATCTTAAAAGATAACTTCCTTCAGTTCACATATCAAGAGGATGGCGACCTCATCAAACTTTTATTTGTTAAGAAAAGGCTTGAACAGGAACAGGTAAACTGTAAGTTAGTGATCAATTACATGCCTTACAGCCGTATGGACCGTAAGATTGACGGTGATCTTTTCACCCTTCAATATATCTGCGAGTTTATCAATGACCTTAACTTTGAAAAGGTTTATGTAATCGAACCGCACTCTACCAAGACTACTGAACTGTTGCATCATAGTGAAGCCATTTATCCAGCATTAGATTGGTTGCCGTCCATCATAAATAAGCTTCAGTTTACAGATAGCGACCGTATCGTTTTTCCAGACAAAGGGGCAGCTTCACGGTATGAAAATGCAGGGTATGCTAATAGTTGCGTCTTTGACAAGACCCGTAATCCGCATACCGGACGTATTGAAAATATGATTCTTAAACAGGGCGATATACCACAAGGAGCAAAGTGCATCATCGTGGATGATCTTTGTTCCGCAGGTGGAACCTTCCTTTGGGCAGGGCAGATTTTGAAACAAATGGGAGCCAGTGAAGTTTATCTTCTTGTCACACATTGTGAACCCCGTGCATTATCCGGTAAATTGCTCGATCAAGATTCGCCTATTGACAAAGTCTTTACCAGCACATCAATGATGCATGAGACGCATCCCAAAATAGAATACATCACCATTAATCTCGAAAACTATGTTTAA
- a CDS encoding serine hydrolase domain-containing protein, whose translation MRKIFFAILFVILSNGSFAQSEQSLIENCIQNYINVTSYNKPESIGKAFYAEANLFLSHKEKPLWIAPISEYVNWFQNGNKGKYCISSNLSAQTNSAAEKKIDSLFSQYNSKTAGVAVGIVQDGKLIFEKGYGTANLEYDIPITSKTIFNIGSVSKQFTTFSIYLLEKQGKISLDDDIRKYIPELPIYEKIITIKHLCSHTSGLKDQWALLTLAGWRMDDVITTEQVMKIITTQKELNFSPGSQFKYSNTGFTLLTEIVKRVSGKSFSRFAKENIFNPLGMENT comes from the coding sequence ATGAGAAAAATCTTTTTCGCAATTTTATTTGTAATCCTATCAAATGGATCTTTTGCACAATCAGAACAGTCTCTCATTGAAAATTGTATTCAGAACTATATTAATGTTACATCTTATAATAAACCTGAAAGTATTGGTAAGGCTTTTTATGCAGAAGCCAATCTTTTTTTAAGCCACAAAGAAAAACCTTTGTGGATAGCTCCAATTTCAGAATATGTCAACTGGTTTCAAAATGGGAATAAAGGCAAATATTGTATATCAAGCAATTTGTCAGCACAAACAAATTCAGCTGCAGAAAAGAAAATTGATTCCTTATTTTCTCAATACAATTCAAAAACTGCCGGTGTTGCAGTAGGTATTGTACAAGACGGAAAACTTATTTTCGAAAAAGGCTATGGGACCGCTAACCTTGAATATGATATTCCGATTACTTCAAAAACGATTTTTAATATAGGTTCTGTTTCTAAACAATTTACCACCTTTTCAATTTATTTATTAGAGAAACAAGGTAAAATCTCGTTGGATGATGATATAAGAAAATACATTCCCGAATTGCCGATTTATGAAAAAATAATAACAATTAAACATTTATGCTCTCACACAAGTGGATTAAAAGATCAATGGGCATTGTTAACATTAGCAGGTTGGAGAATGGATGATGTCATTACTACCGAACAAGTAATGAAAATAATAACGACACAAAAAGAACTGAATTTTTCACCTGGAAGTCAATTTAAGTATAGTAATACAGGATTTACATTGCTTACTGAAATTGTAAAAAGAGTTTCGGGAAAAAGTTTCAGTCGGTTTGCGAAAGAAAATATTTTCAATCCACTAGGTATGGAAAATACCTAA
- a CDS encoding helix-turn-helix domain-containing protein, with translation MNIHNQLLFFLSALGVFNSLVLGFYFLFLKRNKVVSDLFLGLLLLSLSTRIGKSIFYNFNPQLSKTYLQIGLSACVLIGPLLYFFVKSILQKLNYSFAKYSLIFIVIAVAVFGFLFPYKDNSEVWRGIIYYSINIQWFIFIVLSIYEARQIFRKLVTNRHQISYEETWILSIICGVFAIWLSYSLSRYTSYISGALTFSFSFYISFMMIYYAKNKTLNPVSNKEKYINKIDEKLVKEIQEKINILFETRKIYTNPDLTLSILAKELNIRPQLLSQLINDNLNKSFTQFINEYRIDEAKRLLIESPQLKIDAVGFESGFNSSSTFYSSFRKITGTTPSNYQKHNFYS, from the coding sequence ATGAATATTCACAATCAACTATTATTTTTTCTAAGTGCTTTAGGTGTTTTTAATAGTCTTGTTTTGGGCTTTTATTTCTTATTTTTAAAAAGAAACAAAGTTGTATCCGATTTATTTTTAGGGCTTCTATTATTATCGCTAAGTACACGAATCGGAAAATCTATATTTTACAATTTTAATCCACAGTTATCAAAAACGTATTTACAAATAGGTTTGTCGGCTTGTGTTTTAATTGGTCCTTTATTGTACTTTTTTGTTAAATCAATATTGCAAAAGCTTAATTATTCTTTTGCAAAATATAGTCTCATTTTTATAGTAATAGCTGTAGCTGTTTTTGGATTCCTTTTCCCATACAAGGATAATTCTGAGGTATGGAGAGGAATAATTTATTATTCTATAAATATTCAGTGGTTTATTTTTATTGTATTATCCATTTACGAGGCTAGACAAATTTTCAGGAAGTTAGTGACCAATCGCCACCAGATTAGTTATGAAGAAACTTGGATATTATCAATTATTTGTGGTGTTTTTGCAATTTGGCTTTCCTATTCTTTATCTAGATATACGTCGTATATTTCTGGTGCTTTGACCTTTTCCTTTAGCTTTTACATTTCGTTTATGATGATTTATTATGCAAAAAACAAAACATTAAATCCTGTCAGTAATAAGGAAAAATACATCAACAAAATAGATGAAAAGCTGGTAAAGGAAATTCAAGAAAAAATTAATATACTTTTTGAAACAAGAAAAATCTATACTAACCCTGATCTCACTTTATCAATTTTAGCAAAAGAATTAAATATTCGACCTCAATTACTATCACAATTAATTAATGATAATTTGAATAAAAGTTTTACTCAATTTATTAATGAATATCGAATTGATGAAGCAAAACGATTATTAATTGAAAGCCCTCAGTTGAAAATAGATGCTGTGGGTTTTGAATCTGGCTTTAATTCGAGCAGTACATTTTATAGTTCATTTAGAAAAATCACAGGAACTACGCCTTCAAATTATCAAAAACATAATTTTTACTCCTAA